One segment of Castanea sativa cultivar Marrone di Chiusa Pesio chromosome 3, ASM4071231v1 DNA contains the following:
- the LOC142628453 gene encoding uncharacterized protein LOC142628453: protein MSRPKVDEVLFAYIAVARHAVSLVLIQVDGCVRMPVYYVSKSLHEAEVRYLPLEKAILAVMYATYQYFESVDYTRRIAKWGTILRAFNIKYMPRTSVKGQVLANLVAEFAKPSLEENVKRSDMDEKSVGTISLKEPLLWKVYVDGTANQRGSGVGLVVISPERIIIEKSLKLNFSTTNNEAEYEALLVGMTMVQKMGGKIVEMFSNLRLVVGQVEGKLKASDPRMQEYLNQVRHLQLKFESFILM, encoded by the exons ATGTCTCGACCCAAAGTGGATGAAGTTCTGTTCGCCTACATTGCTGTGGCTCGTCATGCCGTTAGTTTGGTGCTGATACAGGTTGACGGTTGTGTACGGAtgccagtttattatgtgagcaagtcactacaTGAGGCCGAGGTTCGTTATTTACCGTTGGAAAAGGCTATTCTAGCAGTGATGTATGCTACGT ATCAATACTTTGAAAGTGTCGACTACACAagaaggattgccaaatggggtaccATCCTGAGGGCTTTtaatatcaagtatatgcctcgcacctctgtaAAAGGCCAAGTCCTCGCCAATTTGGTGGCTGAGTTCGCTaagccctcattagaagaaaatGTCAAGAGGTCGGACATGGATGAAAAGTCAGTCGGCACAATCTCCCTAAAGGAACCTCTACtgtggaaagtgtatgtggatggcactgcaaatcaaagaggatctggagTGGGGTTAGTCGTAATCTCTCCGGAGAGGATCAttattgagaaatctttgaagTTGAACTTCTCAACCAcgaataatgaggccgagtatgaggcTCTATTGGTAGGGATGACCATGGTTcaaaaaatgggaggaaaaataGTGGAGATGTTCTCGAATTTGAGACTAGTTGTAGGCCAGGTGGAAGGGAAACTAAAGGCAAGTGATCCGAGGATGCAGGAGTATTTAAATCAAGTTAGACATTTACAATTAAAGTTTGAGTCTTTCATCTTAATGTAA